A section of the Streptomyces sp. SCL15-4 genome encodes:
- a CDS encoding 30S ribosomal protein bS22 has protein sequence MGSVIKKRRKRMAKKKHRKLLKRTRVQRRNKK, from the coding sequence GTGGGCTCTGTTATCAAGAAGCGGCGCAAGCGGATGGCCAAGAAGAAGCACCGCAAGCTGCTCAAGCGCACGCGCGTTCAGCGTCGCAACAAGAAGTAA
- a CDS encoding NAD-dependent epimerase/dehydratase family protein, which translates to MGRVVLVTGAARQLGGRFVRRIQRDPEVDRVIAVDAVPPAHHLGGADFVQTDIRQPTIARVLAETGADTVVHLDVTGTALGGGSRATVKETNVIGTMQLLGACQKSPAVRRLVVKSSTNVYGSAPRDPAVFTETTPPKSLPSGGFAKDAVEVEGYVRGFARRRPDVAVCVLRFANILGPAADTPLASYFSLPVLPTVFGYDPRLQFVHEDDVIEVLRIASHEPRRGSLNSGTFNIAGDGVLLLSQCSRRLGRPTVPLLLPAVTWAGSLVRTLGMTDFSPEQIRLLTHGRVVDTGQMRETLGFAPRYTTAGTFADFARALGPGLLPPETLAGAVDRVAALSARAAGHLQTHSAN; encoded by the coding sequence TTGGGAAGGGTCGTGCTCGTCACCGGAGCCGCCCGGCAGCTCGGCGGCCGGTTCGTGCGGCGGATCCAGCGGGACCCGGAGGTGGACCGGGTGATCGCCGTGGACGCGGTGCCGCCGGCGCACCACCTCGGCGGCGCCGACTTCGTCCAGACCGACATCCGGCAGCCGACCATCGCCCGGGTCCTCGCCGAGACGGGCGCCGACACGGTCGTCCACCTGGACGTGACCGGCACCGCGCTGGGCGGCGGCAGCCGGGCCACGGTCAAGGAGACCAACGTCATCGGCACCATGCAGCTGCTCGGTGCCTGCCAGAAGTCGCCGGCCGTGCGCCGGCTGGTGGTGAAGTCCAGCACGAACGTCTACGGCTCCGCGCCGCGCGATCCGGCCGTGTTCACCGAGACCACCCCGCCCAAGTCGCTGCCCAGCGGCGGCTTCGCGAAGGACGCCGTCGAGGTGGAGGGGTATGTGCGCGGGTTCGCGCGGCGGCGGCCGGACGTCGCGGTGTGCGTGCTGCGGTTCGCCAACATCCTCGGCCCGGCCGCGGACACCCCGCTCGCCTCGTACTTCTCGCTGCCCGTCCTGCCGACCGTGTTCGGCTACGACCCGCGGCTGCAGTTCGTGCACGAGGACGATGTGATCGAGGTGCTGCGGATCGCCTCGCACGAGCCGCGCCGGGGCAGCCTCAACAGCGGCACCTTCAACATCGCCGGGGACGGCGTGCTGCTGCTCTCGCAGTGCTCCCGGCGGCTCGGGCGGCCCACCGTGCCGCTGCTGCTGCCCGCGGTCACCTGGGCCGGTTCCCTGGTGCGTACGCTCGGTATGACGGACTTCTCGCCGGAGCAGATCCGGCTGCTCACCCACGGGCGGGTGGTGGACACCGGTCAGATGCGCGAGACGCTGGGCTTCGCTCCCCGCTACACGACGGCCGGGACGTTCGCGGACTTCGCGCGGGCCCTGGGCCCGGGGCTGCTGCCCCCGGAGACCCTCGCCGGGGCCGTCGACCGGGTCGCCGCGCTGTCCGCGAGGGCGGCCGGCCACCTCCAGACGCACAGCGCCAACTGA
- a CDS encoding glutaredoxin family protein yields the protein MAGMSPLFRRKAEPRARLVTLIRKPGCHLCDDAQAVVEKVCGDLAVPWESKDITADRDLHDRYWEQIPVVLIDGEQHTFWRVNEERLRRALTD from the coding sequence ATGGCCGGTATGAGTCCGCTCTTCCGACGCAAGGCAGAGCCGCGAGCGCGGCTGGTGACCCTGATCCGCAAGCCCGGCTGTCATCTGTGCGACGACGCGCAGGCGGTGGTCGAGAAGGTGTGCGGCGATCTCGCAGTGCCGTGGGAGTCGAAGGACATCACGGCGGACCGGGACCTGCACGACCGCTACTGGGAGCAGATCCCCGTCGTACTGATCGACGGTGAACAGCACACCTTCTGGCGTGTGAACGAGGAGCGACTGCGCCGGGCACTGACCGACTAG
- a CDS encoding MFS transporter, producing the protein MTDVLRRGRASLAFGFFAQGVAFALLVTRIPAVQARYGVSDALLPVFLAAVPVLAGAGSVATERLVQRVRPSRVLRWSQPVVLLALLGAGAGGSGQVAALAVALGVFGLAVGALDASMNMLGVSLQRSYGRSIMLGFHAVYSLGGIVGASLAWAGAHWRLALWVSYLPVVAVLLPAALLASRWYVDGAAAVRDDRADGGGVAFKLLLPLCLVMTFAYIGDSTVSNWSAKYLKDVLGGSEQLATVPYNVYMVTTLAGRAVGDLGVRRFGAAAVVRLGAVVAAGGFAVVALAPGAWVGMLGFTLLGLGLCVLVPQTFAAAGRHAFEQHGPGASDAAIARLNVFNYVGFLIGSPLVGALGEAWSYRGAMLVPMVLVLVTLGYARSFAAQPDRYGGGHERPRTADVGRGSNGL; encoded by the coding sequence ATGACTGATGTGCTGCGGCGCGGCAGGGCCTCGCTGGCGTTCGGCTTCTTCGCCCAGGGCGTCGCCTTCGCCCTGCTGGTGACGCGCATCCCGGCCGTCCAAGCCCGCTACGGCGTCTCCGACGCGCTGCTCCCGGTCTTCCTGGCCGCCGTACCCGTCCTCGCCGGGGCCGGCAGCGTGGCCACCGAGCGGCTGGTGCAGCGGGTCCGGCCGAGCCGGGTGCTGCGCTGGTCCCAGCCGGTGGTGCTGCTGGCGCTGCTCGGGGCCGGGGCGGGCGGGTCCGGGCAGGTGGCCGCGCTGGCGGTGGCGCTCGGCGTCTTCGGCCTGGCGGTGGGCGCGCTGGACGCGTCCATGAACATGCTCGGCGTCAGCCTCCAGCGGTCGTACGGGCGCAGCATCATGCTCGGCTTCCACGCCGTCTACAGCCTGGGCGGGATCGTAGGGGCCTCGCTGGCCTGGGCCGGCGCGCACTGGCGGCTCGCGCTGTGGGTGTCGTACCTGCCGGTGGTGGCCGTGCTGCTGCCGGCGGCGCTGCTGGCCAGCCGGTGGTACGTCGACGGGGCGGCGGCGGTGCGGGACGACCGGGCGGACGGCGGCGGTGTCGCCTTCAAGCTGCTGCTGCCGCTGTGCCTGGTGATGACCTTCGCCTACATCGGGGACTCCACCGTCTCCAACTGGAGCGCGAAGTACCTGAAGGACGTGCTGGGCGGCTCGGAGCAGCTGGCGACCGTGCCGTACAACGTGTACATGGTGACCACGCTGGCGGGCCGGGCCGTCGGGGACCTCGGGGTACGGCGGTTCGGGGCGGCGGCGGTGGTCCGGCTCGGAGCGGTGGTCGCGGCGGGCGGGTTCGCGGTGGTGGCGCTGGCGCCCGGCGCGTGGGTGGGGATGCTCGGGTTCACGCTGCTGGGGCTCGGGCTGTGCGTGCTGGTGCCGCAGACGTTCGCGGCGGCCGGCCGGCACGCTTTCGAACAGCACGGTCCCGGGGCCTCGGACGCGGCGATCGCGCGGCTGAACGTCTTCAACTACGTGGGTTTTCTGATCGGTTCGCCGCTGGTGGGGGCCCTGGGAGAGGCGTGGAGCTACCGGGGCGCCATGCTCGTGCCGATGGTGCTGGTGCTGGTGACACTGGGGTACGCCAGGTCGTTCGCGGCTCAACCGGACCGATACGGTGGCGGGCATGAGCGGCCGCGCACAGCTGATGTGGGACGAGGCAGTAACGGGCTATGA
- a CDS encoding VC0807 family protein, with amino-acid sequence MTKTTGNQDRQPGAADHVKPLLIDIAAPLGAYYLCKDGLGTSTLAALALSSVVPAVRTVSGVVRERRINALAVLILAVNVVSLVLSLVSGDPRLMLAKDGAVSSTVAVGILLSVALGRPMMSTVVKPFLVKNDPAREAAWARLASGAAAGSERFRRKERLFSLLWGGGLLLECAARVAGAYTLPVETMVWLGTVVVVVVLTAAFLVSGGLAAEPMERLITAEAESAVAVTRPREAEQNSSLAGSTHR; translated from the coding sequence ATGACGAAGACCACGGGGAACCAGGACCGGCAGCCCGGCGCGGCGGACCACGTCAAGCCGCTGCTCATCGACATCGCCGCGCCGCTCGGCGCCTACTACCTCTGCAAGGACGGCCTCGGCACGAGCACCCTGGCCGCGCTCGCCCTGAGCAGCGTGGTGCCCGCCGTGCGGACCGTGTCCGGCGTGGTCCGGGAACGGCGGATCAACGCGCTGGCCGTCCTCATCCTCGCCGTCAACGTCGTCTCCCTGGTGCTGAGCCTCGTCTCCGGCGACCCGCGGCTGATGCTCGCCAAGGACGGCGCGGTCAGCAGCACGGTGGCGGTCGGCATCCTGCTGTCCGTGGCACTCGGCAGGCCCATGATGAGCACGGTCGTGAAGCCCTTCCTGGTCAAGAACGACCCGGCCCGCGAGGCCGCCTGGGCACGGCTCGCCTCGGGCGCGGCGGCCGGCTCCGAGCGGTTCCGGCGCAAGGAGCGGCTGTTCTCCCTGCTGTGGGGCGGCGGGCTGCTGCTGGAGTGCGCGGCCCGGGTCGCCGGCGCCTACACGCTGCCCGTGGAGACCATGGTCTGGCTGGGCACGGTCGTCGTGGTGGTGGTGCTGACGGCCGCCTTCCTGGTGAGCGGCGGACTGGCCGCGGAACCGATGGAACGGCTGATCACCGCCGAGGCCGAGTCCGCCGTGGCCGTCACCCGGCCGAGGGAAGCTGAGCAGAACTCATCTTTGGCTGGATCTACCCACAGGTAG
- a CDS encoding acetoin utilization protein AcuC has product MSGRAQLMWDEAVTGYDFGPSHPMDPVRLELTRRLVGAFGLDRELAVVAAKPAGESTLRLVHREDYIDAVKAASADPAGADGSYGLGTLDDPAFAGMHEVSALIAGQSVGAAEAVWHGDAEHAVNFAGGLHHAMPGGASGFCVYNDAALAIARLLELGAERVAYVDVDVHHGDGVQAAFWEDPRVLTVSLHEHPGTLFPGTGWPQETGAGAGEGAAVNVALPAGTGDAGWLRAFHAVVPELLAGFRPQVLVTQHGADTHFEDPLAHLAVSLDAQRAVQLACHELAHAYADGRWVALGGGGYAVVDVVPRSWTHLVGIAAGRPVEPESVIPESWRQEVFARTRQPGPRRMTDGRWPVEYGGWDTGYDPADRIDQAILATRRAAFPLRGLLP; this is encoded by the coding sequence ATGAGCGGCCGCGCACAGCTGATGTGGGACGAGGCAGTAACGGGCTATGACTTCGGTCCGAGCCATCCGATGGATCCGGTCCGGCTGGAGCTGACCCGCCGGCTGGTCGGTGCCTTCGGGCTGGACCGGGAGCTGGCGGTCGTCGCGGCCAAACCGGCCGGCGAGTCGACGCTCCGGCTGGTCCACCGGGAGGACTACATCGACGCGGTCAAGGCCGCGTCGGCGGACCCGGCGGGCGCCGACGGCTCGTACGGGCTCGGCACGCTCGACGATCCGGCGTTCGCCGGCATGCACGAGGTGTCCGCGCTGATCGCGGGCCAGTCGGTGGGAGCGGCGGAGGCGGTGTGGCACGGGGACGCCGAGCACGCGGTGAACTTCGCGGGCGGGCTGCACCACGCGATGCCGGGCGGCGCGTCCGGGTTCTGCGTGTACAACGACGCGGCCCTCGCGATCGCGCGGCTGCTGGAGCTGGGCGCCGAGCGGGTCGCCTATGTGGACGTCGACGTGCACCACGGGGACGGGGTGCAGGCCGCGTTCTGGGAGGACCCCCGGGTGCTGACGGTCTCGCTGCACGAGCATCCCGGCACGCTGTTCCCGGGGACCGGGTGGCCGCAGGAGACGGGCGCGGGCGCGGGGGAGGGCGCGGCGGTGAACGTGGCGCTGCCCGCGGGCACGGGGGACGCCGGGTGGCTGCGGGCGTTCCACGCGGTGGTGCCGGAGCTGCTCGCCGGCTTCCGGCCGCAGGTCCTGGTCACCCAGCACGGCGCCGACACCCACTTCGAGGACCCGCTCGCGCACCTGGCCGTCTCGCTGGACGCGCAGCGGGCGGTGCAGCTGGCGTGCCACGAGCTGGCGCACGCGTACGCGGACGGCAGGTGGGTCGCCCTCGGCGGCGGCGGATACGCCGTCGTGGACGTCGTACCCCGGTCCTGGACGCATCTCGTCGGCATCGCGGCGGGCAGGCCGGTGGAGCCGGAGTCGGTGATCCCCGAGAGCTGGCGGCAGGAGGTGTTCGCCCGGACCCGGCAACCGGGGCCGCGGCGGATGACGGACGGGCGGTGGCCGGTGGAGTACGGCGGGTGGGACACGGGCTACGACCCGGCCGACCGCATCGACCAGGCCATCCTGGCAACCCGACGAGCGGCCTTCCCCCTACGGGGCCTACTGCCCTGA
- a CDS encoding phosphatase, whose translation MPLFSGRLRAGWATIASVPSSARLRAHLVAARLAGVVATSREDSLRSYRLFAARDPRALIGIDPEGAWEFGDVLALMARKCGVSADPRHTSGPDVIDPERTLAALDAFAGRIREAARRGAPVLFGTGHPGRLLGFYAALADALSAAGCEVLTPAQGRCVDILTRFGLRPHRLDYVRGVALVREPASGRPGCEPGTHTHSPLPVRVALEAAAEAGGPLPELVVGDHGWVCGAGQLGFEAIGPADTDDPAPFVGEAEGRVSVVVPVDDAVRSAHYRPLTRYVLNRARLSQ comes from the coding sequence ATGCCGCTGTTTTCGGGTCGGCTTCGTGCCGGATGGGCCACCATCGCATCCGTGCCGTCCTCCGCCCGCCTCCGTGCCCATCTGGTGGCCGCCCGGCTGGCCGGGGTGGTGGCGACCTCGCGGGAGGACAGTCTGCGCAGTTACCGGCTGTTCGCGGCCCGGGATCCGCGCGCGCTGATCGGGATCGATCCGGAAGGCGCCTGGGAGTTCGGGGACGTGCTCGCCCTGATGGCGCGGAAGTGCGGAGTCTCGGCCGACCCCCGGCACACGAGCGGACCGGACGTGATCGACCCGGAGCGGACGCTCGCCGCGCTCGACGCGTTCGCCGGGCGGATCCGGGAGGCGGCCCGGCGCGGCGCTCCCGTACTGTTCGGCACCGGGCACCCGGGGCGGCTGCTGGGGTTCTACGCCGCTCTGGCGGACGCGCTGTCGGCGGCGGGATGTGAGGTCCTCACCCCCGCGCAGGGTCGCTGTGTCGACATATTGACCCGGTTCGGTCTACGTCCGCATCGCCTCGACTACGTACGAGGGGTTGCCCTGGTGCGGGAACCGGCGAGCGGGCGCCCCGGTTGTGAGCCGGGTACCCACACCCACTCCCCCCTCCCGGTTCGGGTCGCGCTGGAGGCCGCCGCCGAGGCCGGCGGGCCGCTGCCGGAGCTGGTCGTCGGCGATCACGGATGGGTCTGCGGCGCAGGTCAGCTGGGGTTCGAGGCCATCGGTCCGGCCGACACCGACGACCCCGCGCCGTTCGTCGGCGAGGCCGAGGGACGGGTGTCCGTCGTCGTTCCGGTTGACGACGCAGTGCGGTCTGCTCACTACCGCCCGCTGACCCGCTACGTGCTCAATCGGGCCCGCTTGTCACAGTAG
- a CDS encoding helix-turn-helix domain-containing protein, whose translation MAAAGERPLNEVQFLTVAEVASVMRVSKMTVYRLVHSGHLPAIRVGRSFRVPEQAVHEYLRDSYVGVETA comes from the coding sequence ATGGCTGCAGCTGGCGAGAGGCCTCTGAACGAGGTTCAGTTCCTTACCGTGGCGGAAGTCGCCTCGGTGATGCGAGTGTCCAAGATGACCGTGTACCGCCTGGTGCACAGCGGTCATCTGCCCGCGATCCGGGTGGGGCGGTCCTTCCGCGTCCCGGAACAAGCGGTACACGAATACCTCCGCGACAGCTATGTGGGGGTGGAGACGGCCTGA
- a CDS encoding ECF subfamily RNA polymerase sigma factor, BldN family, whose protein sequence is MYPHVGVDASGLATLRATVATVKETLRGFVPPAYAVPAFAAAAPTGPCYALADGSAAVGRRGRATGAATARRPAADSDSARMMDLVERAQSGEAEAFGRLYDQYSDTVYRYIYYRVGGRATAEDLTSETFLRALRRIGTFTWQGRDFGAWLVTIARNLVADHFKSSRFRLEVTTGEMLDANEVERSPEDSVLESLSNAALLDAVRRLNPQQQECVTLRFLQGLSVAETARVMGKNEGAIKTLQYRAVRTLARLLPDDAR, encoded by the coding sequence GTGTACCCACACGTCGGGGTTGACGCCTCGGGCCTGGCTACGCTGCGCGCAACGGTCGCGACGGTCAAGGAAACACTGCGCGGCTTCGTCCCCCCCGCGTACGCCGTCCCCGCTTTCGCAGCCGCCGCGCCCACAGGCCCGTGCTACGCACTGGCCGACGGCAGCGCCGCCGTCGGCAGACGGGGCCGCGCCACCGGCGCGGCCACCGCCCGCCGGCCGGCCGCCGACAGCGACAGCGCCCGCATGATGGACCTCGTCGAACGCGCCCAGTCCGGCGAGGCCGAGGCCTTCGGGCGCCTCTACGACCAGTACAGCGACACCGTCTACCGCTACATCTACTACCGCGTCGGCGGCCGGGCCACCGCCGAGGACCTCACCAGCGAGACCTTTCTGCGGGCGCTGCGCAGGATCGGCACGTTCACCTGGCAGGGCCGCGACTTCGGCGCCTGGCTGGTCACCATCGCCCGGAACCTGGTCGCCGACCACTTCAAGTCCAGCCGCTTCCGGCTGGAGGTCACCACCGGCGAGATGCTCGACGCCAACGAGGTCGAGCGCTCACCGGAGGACTCCGTCCTGGAGTCCCTGTCCAACGCCGCCCTGCTCGACGCGGTACGGCGGCTCAACCCACAACAGCAGGAGTGTGTGACGCTCCGCTTCCTCCAGGGCCTCTCGGTCGCCGAGACCGCCCGCGTCATGGGCAAGAACGAGGGTGCCATCAAGACCCTCCAGTACCGCGCCGTACGCACCCTCGCCCGGCTGCTGCCGGACGACGCCCGCTGA
- a CDS encoding lysophospholipid acyltransferase family protein, whose product MADAKVIPFDDDRSRGSAAQRQARRRGGSGRRGALGEPGERGAVQPLPGRAWAGEEEPVDRAEEPVEPVEPLEDGGRDGGLEQRVAAGLAFLRRRLTGDYEVDDFGYDEELTDQVLMSLLRPVYEKYFRVEVKGVENIPAEGGALIVANHSGTLPLDGLMMQVAVHDQHPAGRHLRLLAADLVFVLPVVNELARKLGHTLACAEDAERLLGQGELVGVMPEGFKGIGKPFGERYKLQRFGRGGFVSTALRQGVPIVPCSIVGAEEIYPMIGNSKTLARVLGIPYFPLTPTFPWLGPLGAIPLPTKWTIQFGEPIPTDGYPPEAAEDPMLMFNLTDQVREQIQHTLYKLLVQRRSVFF is encoded by the coding sequence ATGGCGGACGCCAAGGTCATTCCGTTCGATGACGACCGGTCCCGGGGGAGCGCCGCGCAGCGCCAGGCGCGGCGGCGCGGCGGGAGCGGCCGGCGCGGGGCGCTCGGCGAGCCGGGCGAGAGGGGCGCCGTCCAGCCGCTGCCGGGCCGGGCGTGGGCAGGGGAGGAGGAGCCGGTGGACCGCGCGGAGGAGCCGGTGGAGCCCGTGGAGCCCCTGGAGGACGGCGGGCGGGACGGTGGCCTGGAACAGCGGGTGGCGGCCGGGCTGGCCTTCCTGCGGCGCCGGCTCACCGGGGACTACGAGGTCGACGACTTCGGCTACGACGAGGAGCTGACCGACCAGGTCCTGATGTCGCTGCTGCGGCCGGTGTACGAGAAGTACTTCCGGGTCGAGGTGAAGGGCGTCGAGAACATCCCGGCCGAGGGCGGGGCGCTGATCGTCGCCAACCACTCCGGGACGCTGCCGCTGGACGGCCTGATGATGCAGGTGGCCGTGCACGACCAGCACCCCGCCGGCCGGCACTTGCGGCTGCTCGCGGCGGACCTGGTCTTCGTGCTGCCGGTGGTCAACGAGCTGGCCCGCAAGCTGGGGCACACCCTCGCCTGCGCGGAGGACGCCGAACGGCTGCTGGGCCAGGGCGAGCTGGTCGGGGTGATGCCGGAGGGCTTCAAGGGCATCGGGAAACCCTTCGGCGAGCGCTACAAGCTCCAGCGGTTCGGCCGCGGCGGCTTCGTCTCCACGGCGCTGCGCCAGGGCGTGCCGATCGTTCCCTGCTCGATCGTCGGGGCGGAGGAGATCTATCCGATGATCGGCAACTCCAAGACGCTGGCCCGGGTGCTGGGCATCCCGTACTTCCCGCTGACGCCGACGTTTCCGTGGCTGGGCCCGCTGGGCGCGATCCCGCTGCCGACGAAGTGGACGATCCAGTTCGGCGAGCCGATCCCGACGGACGGCTATCCGCCGGAGGCCGCCGAGGACCCGATGCTGATGTTCAACCTGACCGACCAGGTGCGCGAGCAGATCCAGCACACGCTGTACAAGCTGCTGGTGCAGCGGCGGTCGGTGTTCTTCTGA
- a CDS encoding DUF5667 domain-containing protein encodes MIANVSAHRRANAFAQALEEQSDRDTAAEQSEGPAGSPPTAEERTERGELLALAAGLGALPRPTLDPEVKVVQRAQLVAAMEAMLQEGTGAADATVPEQRSPRAKGAHRAGSLGKFRPRTRLTKGLAAGGLSVGVAAGAFGGVAAASSDALPGDSLYGLKRGIEDFKLNYLTDGDDQRGQTYLDQASTRLGEARRLLERGRGGHLDHESIGEIRRTLSGMRHDVTEGHRLLHAAYAADPDSLGPIQALSAFSRSHREAWSALSDKLPVQLGDVKQQVSSVFDAIDEEVAPLQSLLPQQPVRPGGDRHQGGGSGPAATDSSGTHRSAPPGTPGHSPSPGRRSGTDTPSDPATGSSGEGLLGGGTGGLLDPPKTGTTGGSPSAGKSPSTQPDVTIPPLIPDLLPGLGIEGEDQD; translated from the coding sequence GTGATCGCGAACGTATCGGCGCACCGGCGGGCGAACGCCTTCGCCCAGGCCCTGGAGGAGCAGTCCGACCGGGACACGGCGGCCGAGCAGTCCGAAGGCCCGGCGGGTTCCCCGCCGACCGCCGAGGAACGGACCGAACGGGGCGAGCTGCTGGCCCTGGCGGCGGGACTCGGCGCACTGCCCCGGCCGACGCTCGACCCGGAGGTCAAGGTCGTCCAGCGGGCCCAGCTGGTGGCCGCGATGGAGGCCATGCTCCAGGAGGGGACCGGGGCGGCGGACGCGACCGTGCCGGAACAGCGCTCCCCCCGGGCGAAAGGCGCGCACCGGGCGGGCTCGCTCGGCAAGTTCCGTCCGCGCACCAGGCTGACCAAGGGCCTCGCGGCCGGCGGTCTCAGCGTCGGCGTGGCCGCCGGGGCCTTCGGCGGGGTCGCCGCCGCCAGCTCCGACGCCCTGCCCGGCGACTCGCTGTACGGCCTGAAGCGCGGCATCGAGGACTTCAAGCTCAACTACCTGACCGACGGCGACGACCAGCGCGGCCAGACCTACCTCGACCAGGCCTCCACCCGGCTCGGCGAGGCCCGCCGGCTGCTGGAGCGCGGCCGGGGCGGCCATCTGGACCACGAGTCCATCGGCGAGATCCGCCGCACCCTGTCCGGGATGCGGCACGACGTCACCGAGGGCCACCGGCTGCTCCACGCGGCCTACGCGGCCGACCCGGACTCCCTCGGCCCCATCCAGGCGCTGTCCGCCTTCTCCCGGTCCCACCGCGAGGCGTGGAGCGCGCTCAGCGACAAGCTGCCCGTCCAGCTCGGCGACGTCAAACAGCAGGTGTCCTCGGTCTTCGACGCCATAGACGAAGAGGTCGCGCCGCTGCAGTCGCTGCTCCCGCAACAGCCGGTCCGGCCCGGCGGGGACCGGCACCAGGGCGGCGGCTCGGGCCCGGCGGCCACCGACTCCTCCGGCACCCACCGGTCGGCCCCGCCCGGCACCCCCGGTCACAGCCCGTCCCCCGGCCGGCGCTCCGGCACGGACACGCCGAGCGACCCGGCCACCGGCAGCAGCGGCGAGGGGCTCCTCGGCGGCGGCACCGGAGGCCTGCTCGACCCGCCGAAGACCGGCACCACCGGCGGCTCCCCGTCCGCCGGCAAGTCCCCGTCGACCCAGCCGGACGTCACCATCCCGCCGCTCATCCCCGACCTGCTCCCCGGTCTCGGCATCGAAGGCGAGGACCAGGACTAG
- a CDS encoding redox-sensing transcriptional repressor Rex → MATGRTHRPATRSRGIPEATVARLPLYLRALTALSERSVPTVSSEELAAAAGVNSAKLRKDFSYLGSYGTRGVGYDVEYLVYQISRELGLTQDWPVVIVGIGNLGAALANYGGFASRGFRVAALIDADPAMAGKPVAGIPVRHTDDLEKIIKDNGVSIGVIATPAGAAQQVCDRLVAAGVTSILNFAPTVLSVPDGVDVRKVDLSIELQILAFHEQRKAGEETPAGDGARPAAASRDTSADQGPDGDVPAVMPA, encoded by the coding sequence GTGGCAACTGGCCGAACACACCGACCGGCGACCCGTAGCCGAGGGATTCCCGAGGCCACCGTCGCCCGCCTTCCGCTGTACCTCCGCGCGCTGACCGCACTGTCGGAGCGCTCGGTCCCCACGGTCTCCTCCGAGGAGCTGGCCGCGGCGGCGGGAGTCAACTCCGCCAAGCTGCGCAAGGACTTCTCCTACCTGGGTTCCTACGGAACGCGCGGTGTCGGTTACGACGTGGAGTATCTCGTCTACCAGATCTCGCGCGAGCTGGGCCTGACCCAGGACTGGCCGGTTGTGATCGTCGGTATCGGCAACCTCGGCGCCGCCCTGGCCAACTACGGCGGCTTCGCCTCCCGCGGCTTCCGGGTCGCCGCGCTGATCGACGCCGACCCGGCGATGGCCGGCAAGCCCGTCGCCGGCATCCCGGTGCGGCACACCGACGACCTCGAGAAGATCATCAAGGACAACGGGGTCTCCATCGGTGTGATCGCCACTCCGGCGGGCGCCGCCCAGCAGGTCTGCGACCGGCTCGTGGCCGCCGGCGTGACCTCCATCCTGAACTTCGCGCCGACCGTGCTGTCCGTCCCGGACGGCGTCGACGTGCGCAAGGTCGACCTCTCCATCGAGCTGCAGATCCTCGCCTTCCACGAGCAGCGCAAGGCCGGCGAGGAGACCCCCGCGGGCGACGGCGCCCGGCCCGCCGCCGCATCCCGCGACACCTCCGCCGACCAGGGACCCGACGGGGACGTGCCCGCCGTGATGCCGGCATGA
- a CDS encoding HAD family hydrolase codes for MAALGWLTPRRRSATARSVLAGEASAEAARKSSLETATPEEPQFPVMGDVEAAAFFDLDNTVMQGAALFHFGRGLYKRKFFETRDLARFAWQQTWFRLAGVEDPEHMQDVRDSALSIVKGHRVAELESIGEEIYDEYMADRIWPGTRALAQAHLDAGQKVWLVTAAPVEIAQVIARRLGLTGALGTVAESVDGVYTGRLVGEPLHGPAKAEAVRALAAAEGLDLSRCAAYSDSHNDIPMLSLVGHPYAINPDAKLRRHAREQDWRLRDYRTGRKAAKVGIPAAAGVGAVAGGTAAAIALSRRRR; via the coding sequence ATGGCCGCTCTCGGATGGCTCACTCCCCGTAGGCGTTCCGCCACGGCGCGGAGCGTGTTGGCAGGCGAGGCCTCGGCGGAGGCCGCCCGCAAGTCCTCGCTGGAGACCGCCACGCCCGAGGAACCGCAGTTCCCGGTGATGGGCGACGTCGAGGCCGCCGCCTTCTTCGACCTGGACAACACGGTGATGCAGGGCGCCGCGCTCTTCCACTTCGGCCGGGGGCTGTACAAGCGGAAGTTCTTCGAGACCCGCGACCTCGCCCGGTTCGCCTGGCAGCAGACCTGGTTCCGGCTGGCCGGCGTCGAGGACCCCGAGCACATGCAGGACGTCCGCGACTCGGCGCTGTCGATCGTCAAGGGCCACCGGGTCGCCGAGCTGGAGTCCATCGGCGAGGAGATCTACGACGAGTACATGGCCGACCGCATCTGGCCCGGCACCCGCGCCCTGGCCCAGGCCCACCTGGACGCGGGCCAGAAGGTGTGGCTGGTCACCGCGGCCCCGGTGGAGATCGCCCAGGTGATCGCCCGCCGCCTCGGCCTCACCGGCGCCCTCGGCACGGTGGCCGAGTCGGTCGACGGCGTCTACACCGGCCGGCTGGTCGGCGAGCCGCTGCACGGGCCCGCCAAGGCGGAGGCGGTGCGCGCGCTGGCCGCCGCGGAGGGTCTGGACCTCTCCCGCTGCGCGGCCTACAGCGACAGCCACAACGACATCCCGATGCTGTCCCTGGTCGGCCACCCCTACGCCATCAACCCGGACGCCAAGCTGCGCCGGCACGCCCGCGAGCAGGACTGGCGGCTGCGGGACTACCGCACGGGCCGCAAGGCCGCGAAGGTCGGCATCCCGGCGGCGGCCGGAGTCGGCGCGGTGGCCGGCGGCACGGCGGCCGCGATCGCCCTGAGCCGACGGCGCCGGTAA